The Dehalobacter sp. 12DCB1 region CCGTCTTTAACGGCCGCAGCCTTGACAATTGTCCGGATAGCGTTAGCGATCTTGCCCTGTTTACCAATCACTTTGCCCATATCTTCCTGAGCAACTGTCAATTGCAGGTGCACAGTTCTCTCTGTAGCATTCTGAACCACAATAACTTCTTCAGGATGATCCACCAATGCCTTAGCAAGTACCTCTACGACTTCTTTCACAGGAGTCACCTCCATGCTTACTTGGATTTATGAAATTTCTCCATAATTCCGGCCTGACTGAGCAGAGATTTTGCGGTATCTGAAGGTTGAGCTCCCTGAGTTAACCATTCCAGCGCTTTAATCTCGTCTATCTTGATTTCATGAGGATTCTTAGTAGGATCATAATAACCGATTTCCTCAATTGCTCTGCCATCACGGCGGGATGCTGAGTCGCATACTACAAGACGGTAGAAAGGATTTTTCTTTGCACCCATGCGGCGCAAACGAATCGTTGTTGCCATAATTTCACCTCCTCCAACAAACTCTAAACCCATATATTCAACAACATAAATGATATTTGGGAATCCGCAATGATTAAAAGTATATAATTGTTTGGATTGGTACTATATCTGGAAAGGAAATTTTGGGAAAGATTTCTTACCTTGTTTTTTTCCTTTTTTTCCTTTCTTCGTACCGCCTTTGGCAGTTCCTCCCATTCCTGGGAGTCCGGAAAGCTGTTTCATCATTTTCTTGGTTTGT contains the following coding sequences:
- the rpsP gene encoding 30S ribosomal protein S16, which codes for MATTIRLRRMGAKKNPFYRLVVCDSASRRDGRAIEEIGYYDPTKNPHEIKIDEIKALEWLTQGAQPSDTAKSLLSQAGIMEKFHKSK
- a CDS encoding KH domain-containing protein; the encoded protein is MKEVVEVLAKALVDHPEEVIVVQNATERTVHLQLTVAQEDMGKVIGKQGKIANAIRTIVKAAAVKDGRRVIVDIDQ